One Euphorbia lathyris chromosome 1, ddEupLath1.1, whole genome shotgun sequence DNA segment encodes these proteins:
- the LOC136210566 gene encoding beta-ketoacyl-[acyl-carrier-protein] synthase III A, chloroplastic: MANASSFFSPSVPTLRSRIKPSIRIIGSGFFSSEGISKRVFCSSSVEGAENLSTSQSRTSRLISKGCKLVGSGSAVPTLQIPNDELAKIVDTNDEWISVRTGIRNRRVITGNESLIALAAEAASKALQMANVDPDDVDLILMCTSTPEDLFGSAPQIQKALGCKKNPLAYDITAACSGFVLGLVSAACHIRGGGFKNVLVIGADALSRYVDWTDRGTCILFGDAAGAVLVQACDDEDDGLFSFDLHSDGDGQRHLNAGLKENDVDHELGSNGSVSGFPPRRGSYSCIHMNGKEVFRFAVRFVPQSIESALEKAGLTGSNIDWLLLHQANQRILDAVATRLEVPSERVISNLANYGNTSAASIPLALDEAVRSGKVKPGHTIAAAGFGAGLTWGSAIIRWG, encoded by the exons ATGGCAAATGCATCTAGTTTCTTCAGTCCTTCAGTTCCCACCCTAAGGAGTAGGATTAAGCCTTCAATAAGAATTATTGGATCTGGGTTTTTCTCTTCTGAGGGAATTTCAAAGAGGGTATTTTGTTCCAGCTCCGTTGAAGGTGCAGAGAATCTCTCAACTTCTCAATCTAGAACATCCCG GCTTATTAGTAAAGGGTGTAAGTTGGTAGGAAGTGGCTCAGCAGTACCCACCCTTCAGATTCCAAATGACGAGCTTGCTAAAATAGTTGACACTAATGATGAATGGATATCTGTTCGAACTGGTATTCGCAATCGGCGAGTTATTACAG GTAATGAGAGCTTGATTGCTCTAGCTGCGGAGGCAGCATCAAAAGCTCTTCAAATGGCAAACGTTGATCCTGATGATGTGGACCTAATCTTGATGTGCACGTCTACCCCAGAGGATCTTTTTGGTAGTGCTCCCCAG ATACAAAAGGCACTTGGCTGCAAAAAGAATCCCTTGGCTTATGATATTACAGCAGCATGTAGTGGATTTGTGTTGGGTCTGGTCTCAGCTGCTTGTCACATTAGGG GAGGTGGGTTTAAAAATGTATTGGTAATTGGTGCTGATGCTCTTTCTCGATACGTTGATTGGACTGATAGAGGGACTTGTATTCTTTTTGGGGATGCTGCAGGTGCTGTGCTGGTACAG GCATGCGACGATGAGGATGACGGTTTATTTAGTTTTGACTTGCATAGTGATGGTGATGGCCAAAG ACATTTGAATGCTGGCCTCAAAGAAAATGACGTGGACCATGAATTGGGATCAAATGGCTCTGTTTCAGGGTTTCCTCCCAGGCGTGGATCATATTCTTGTATTCATATGAATGGAAAAGAGGTGTTTCGGTTTGCGGTACGATTTGTACCACAGTCCATAGAGTCTGCTCTTGAAAAGGCTGGTCTCACTGGGTCTAACATTGATTGGTTGCTGCTCCACCAG GCAAACCAGAGGATCCTTGATGCGGTTGCGACACGGTTAGAAGTGCCATCAGAAAGAGTGATTTCAAATTTAGCAAACTACGGTAACACAAGTGCTGCTTCAATTCCGCTGGCATTGGATGAAGCTGTTCGAAGTGGGAAGGTGAAACCAGGGCATACTATTGCAGCTGCAGGTTTTGGAGCTGGCTTAACTTGGGGTTCTGCAATTATAAGATGGGGTTGA
- the LOC136210565 gene encoding probable xyloglucan galactosyltransferase GT19 — MACKSHFSLSLFLFFISIVNPTISLEQGQQQNEETQIDCTNRWIHIRRLPPRFNLDLLSNCSSYPLFDNFCPYLTNHGLGPKTHNRSQSWYRSDPLMLEVIFHRRMLEYPCLTPDPNLADAVYLPYYAAIDAIRYLYGPDVNNSMEHGLELYQFLRRNDPGIWRRKDGFDHFLVMARPAWDFSQSVDIDPPIWGTSFLELPEFYNVTALIVEGRFWPWQELGVPYLTSFHPPTLTLLDSWIKRVRNSKRTTLLLFAGGGGVGATPNIRRSIRTECENVSDNNFQGNQGYKYLSYNKVCDLVDCSNGICEHDPIRYMRPIVQATFCLQPPGDTPTRRSTFDAIIGGCIPVFFEEQTAKLQYRWHLPEEMYGEFSVFIPKEEVVFKGLKILNVLMKIPRAQVRKMKEKVIELIPRVVYRKHGSSSSLRAQKDAFDIAIEGALEKINSRLTRRDFDQ; from the coding sequence ATGGCCTGTAAATCTCATTTCTCTCTTtccctcttcctcttctttatCTCCATTGTTAATCCAACCATTTCTCTAGAACAAGGGCAGCAACAAAATGAAGAAACACAGATAGACTGCACTAATCGTTGGATCCACATCAGACGCTTACCACCAAGATTCAACCTTGATCTTCTCTCTAACTGTTCAAGCTACCCACTTTTTGATAATTTCTGCCCTTATCTAACCAATCATGGCCTTGGCCCTAAAACCCATAACCGCTCTCAATCATGGTACCGTTCTGATCCTCTTATGCTTGAGGTCATATTTCATCGCCGGATGCTTGAGTATCCATGTCTCACTCCCGATCCCAATCTCGCTGATGCCGTCTACTTGCCTTACTATGCTGCAATTGATGCTATAAGGTATCTTTATGGTCCTGATGTGAATAATAGTATGGAGCATGGCCTCGAATTGTACCAATTTCTTCGCCGGAATGATCCCGGTATATGGAGGAGAAAAGATGGGTTTGATCATTTTCTGGTAATGGCTCGTCCTGCTTGGGATTTCTCTCAGTCTGTAGATATTGATCCTCCGATTTGGGGAACTTCATTTCTCGAATTGCCTGAGTTTTATAATGTTACTGCTTTAATTGTTGAGGGTAGGTTTTGGCCATGGCAGGAATTGGGTGTTCCTTACTTGACTTCATTTCACCCCCCAACTTTAACCCTTTTGGATTCATGGATTAAACGAGTTAGGAATTCTAAAAGAACCACTTTGTTGCTTTTTGCCGGCGGTGGAGGTGTCGGAGCCACCCCTAATATTCGTCGGAGCATTAGGACTGAATGTGAAAACGTTAGTGACAATAATTTTCAAGGAAATCAGGGGTATAAATACCTTTCTTACAACAAGGTGTGTGATTTGGTAGATTGTTCAAATGGGATTTGTGAACATGATCCAATTAGGTATATGAGGCCAATTGTTCAAGCTACCTTCTGTTTGCAGCCTCCCGGGGATACTCCAACTCGGAGATCGACTTTTGATGCCATTATCGGTGGCTGCATTCCGGTTTTCTTTGAAGAACAGACCGCAAAATTGCAGTACCGGTGGCACTTGCCGGAGGAGATGTATGGGGAATTTTCAGTGTTTATACCTAAGGAAGAAGTGGTGTTTAAAGGGTTGAAGATTTTGAATGTGTTAATGAAAATTCCACGAGCTCAAGTGAGGAAGATGAAGGAGAAAGTTATAGAATTGATTCCTAGAGTAGTATACAGGAAGCATGGTAGTTCATCTAGTTTAAGAGCTCAGAAGGATGCTTTTGATATTGCCATTGAAGGTGCTTTGGAGAAGATCAATTCTAGACTTACAAGACGAGATTTTGATCAATGA
- the LOC136210567 gene encoding protein INAPERTURATE POLLEN1 produces the protein MPIPSPFSFFFSTRKKRSAIPFKDYYTDWFNTLKNPLLPLLTQSLSSPSSPALLSSHLNLLLHHFLSYYDALDLAVTTDPNNLPHLLYPSWRNSLEKPFLFLGDLHPYVFPNLVRSFLEQENGYDEDIRTLVLVQPWPVMMAWKDPPTRLIMKIEQIECGLRLMVPALIDRMKRAQEGFVARVAEEWVNCGGKKEKVEIVEAITAEMEELVSVFLSANRLRRNIISEIIGALSLYQGALFLEALAQFLVGFRDSDFSCMTQ, from the coding sequence ATGCCGATCCCTAGccccttctccttcttcttctctaccAGAAAAAAACGTTCCGCCATTCCTTTCAAAGATTACTACACCGACTGGTTCAACACTCTCAAGAACCCTCTCCTTCCTCTCCTCACTCAATCCCTCTCTTCCCCTTCCTCACCGGCTCTTCTCTCCTCCCATCTCAATCTCCTCCTCCACCACTTTCTCTCTTACTACGACGCTCTCGATCTCGCCGTCACCACCGATCCAAACAATCTCCCTCACCTCCTTTACCCTTCCTGGCGTAATTCCCTCGAAAAACCCTTCCTCTTTCTCGGCGATCTCCACCCCTATGTTTTCCCCAATCTCGTCCGCTCTTTCCTCGAACAAGAAAACGGCTACGACGAAGATATAAGAACCCTAGTTCTTGTACAGCCGTGGCCGGTCATGATGGCTTGGAAAGATCCCCCGACACGATTGATTATGAAAATTGAACAGATTGAATGTGGATTGAGATTGATGGTGCCTGCTCTTATCGATCGAATGAAAAGGGCGCAGGAGGGGTTTGTGGCCAGAGTTGCGGAGGAATGGGTGAATTGCGgcggaaagaaagagaaagtggAGATTGTGGAGGCAATTACGGCGGAGATGGAGGAATTGGTAAGTGTTTTTCTTTCTGCTAATCGATTAAGGAGGAATATCATATCGGAAATTATTGGCGCTTTGAGTTTGTATCAAGGTGCTCTCTTTCTTGAAGCTTTAGCCCAATTTTTAGTTGGGTTTAGGGATTCTGATTTTTCATGTATGACTCAGTGA